The Plasmodium vivax chromosome 12, whole genome shotgun sequence genomic interval TGCCCATTCCTAATTACAGCGATAATTATAGTTATGTTTCTAATTTAAATTTCAATTCGAAGCGACCGTGTCTAGCCAGATAGAACGCCTCGCTCTCAACGGAAGTCCTTCGCATGCACAGCATACGTACTTTACTACCCCCTAGTACGTAGCTACCTCAAGACCCCTCGTCTATACACAACGCACACGTTACTTCTATACCCGTGTATCCCAAAATGAAGTACAAAGCCGCAGTCTGCATTTCGACGGTTTTGCTTTTACTACAGTGCCAAACCGCAAAAACCAGATCTACCAAAATTTCGGCCAACAACCAATTCAACGCCGCCATTGGATCGTTAAAGAAAGAATTTGAATATCTAAATATTAAGAACGAAACGGGCGCTGATACCACATGGTTTAAACTCCCCAAAGGTTTTGAGTTCCTCCAGGGAAAGATAGAACAAGAAGGGAATGCACACATGTCCACAGAGGAGGGACTAactgtaaaaaatgaaaaaatcgaaaacaACGCAGAAGCTTCCCTTGGAAGTATAAATGTGAATATCCCTCAATGGGGAAACGACCTCAACAAGTTTagacaaaaaaagaggcTATCTAGAATGCTAGCCACTAAAGGAAAAGGTCAGCAGAAGGGAGCTGGATCTCTTAGGGGAAAACCAGGAGGAGTGTTCATGCCTCCCATGATGCCGGGTGCACCTATGGGAAGTATGCTTGGTCTAAATGGAAAATTCTCTCCAGGAATGAAACCAGCAATGCCTTGGTCTCCACCTGGAGCATCACCATGGAATAAAGGAAAACCTTCAACCCTTTTATGGTCTCCAGGTGCTAAACCCAAGCAAACCCCACGATCACCATGGGCTCCGCTTccacagaaaaaaacaaaaggtgATGACAAGAGCGATAATGGTAGTGTCAAATCAGGTGAtgatggggaagaagaagatggaGCACCAGGTATAGGAGGAAATGGTGGCTTATTTGGTGAATATGACCAACTGCTCGGTGGCATTGGTGCTGGAAATCCCCTTTTACAAGGTTTTCTATCTGCTGCTGGTGGTGCAGGTGCCGCAGGTGCCGCAGGTGCCGCAGGTTTGGCTAATGCTGCACTCGGTATGAACCGAAACATGGCTCCTCGACAAGGGCTCCCATGGGGTGGAAGAACTGATTTCTTCAAAGGTAGACTGCAGTATTCCTCCAAGGGTATTAAAAGAACTGGATGGGGTAAGTTCTGTTATTTCTTCAAGAATTTACTGTGCTGTCTGTTTATTTTCGCAACCAGAACGCCATTATTAGCTGGAGGTTTGGGAGGTGTTTTGGATAACCCAATGGTTGGAAGTGTTATAGATTTGGTCCAAAGTGGTATGATGAGTACTTATTAATCAGATTATTTTTGTGCCGACAACGCGCCTTTAACCGGCCGCTAATCGCTGCAAACGCGCAGATGACGGGCCACATATGTTTATGTAGACTACTTCGAAGCACACGCGCAGAAGCTATTTATGTGTAtacgtatatttatatatatatgcatgtatctatgcacgtatgtgtgtatgtatatttaccCCCCGTGCATGGctcatttgttttatttttgaagtCATCCATACGTgaatacatacatacatacatacttGCATACGTGCATGCCTTTCTTtcggggagaagcgggaaaAGGTCGAACAGCGCCTTGCATGGccagaaaattttttttcctcttttttatgtgCCTTGTGGATATATGAACGCGACCAATATATGTAGAAGTACCGAAAGGAATATGTCCTGACATGAAATGACAAATGTGTAAAATGAATGTgtgcagaaggggggaggtggagaaaaaaaaagaaaaaaaaaaagataaagtaaataagtaaataaataaatagaaaaacaaaatcacCGCCCGCCCTTCTCATTCTTCGCCCTTTTCCACGTCTTTCAAGtcgttcataaaaatttacatacatGTGCGTACAAACGTGCATACATAAATGCttcatgtatatatttatgcagatcattttttatgccctCCAAATGTTTAGTATccgtttatatttttttccaactgaCTTGACTCTCTTTCCCCCGAACATGTTTAGTGTATTAtatccttcttcttcttcttcttcttcttcttcctcctcctcctttccattttgcatcTTTACCCCCGTATACTTTATCTCATACCCTTAATTTAGTATAACTTTTCATGCcgaaatgttatttttattccccaCTGTattcgtttcattttttcatcgtGCCCAAAttgtcttcattttttttttttttttttacacacgtGCATGCGTAGGCATAACCATCCCCTTTAATCAATTGTATCTCTCTATATCTAATTTTATTACCCACTTGCCTTCTTCTAAGTTATGCCATCCGTGCTATAAATACAACACAGTGATGCACACCAGTTGagtaagtttttttttttttttttttttaaaaatgccatttttcgttccgcctttttttttttatatgcacaatttgacatttaaaaaaaagtgtgtaattatgtataaacataaaaagctagtagcacaaaaaaaactcgttttattttacatttttttataaaaggaataattaGAATAACATTAGCGTTAAGCCGTCGTTGCGCGCAGTTGACGCGTTTCATGTGTGTCTCCCAGTTCGTTTACACTGCTAtcgtgtggaaaaaaaaaaaaaaaaaaaaaaaaaaataccttcaCGGTGTTACCAGTGCGCGTCCCCCACAGGTGGATGTAGCCGAATGGGCCTTTCACCAAAAAAAGGTGACTAAGGGAGAAGGACAACCCGCAGCAACGGTAGGTTGTTAAATAAGAAAGCTGGGGAAACACCTTTTGTCCTTGAAATTTACGCTGAGTGGAAAGCTCTACACCCTGGGAAGTGGCTCCAGGACGGCAAGAAAAATGTGCCGATGGGAGGTCATGCGGAAAAGTGCGCTTTGCCCCCGTGTCAAACGGTTTGGCGGTACCCCCATTTAGGGATCGTGAAATGTTGAATGGGGGGGCAACACGGAAGGGTGATCGATATGGAACGGTGAGCAACAAGGAAGGTGAACAATAAGGAAGGTTAACAGGGCAAAATGGCGCACATCTTGAAAGGACCCACCTTTAAAGGCGCACGTCGAAAAATGCCCCACCCGTCTTATCAACAGAAATGAACAGACCTGTATGTTGCACccaccccattttggcacGTTTCCTTCAAAACACAAATTGTGTAAGATACGCTGTGCATGACGTTTTACTCTCCCCCTCTGTGCCGAACAAAGTGGCTGTCCTCATCTATTCGTTTTTTCACttgtgtatatgtacgtgGGGGGGTGATAAATCTGAAATGGTTCGCCCGTTGAAGGGTGCCTGTTTGGGAGCAAACTGGagcgtaaaaaaggggtcacAAGGGCGtcatacaaatatatacacgtatgcatacatgtgtgccttttctcccttttacCACTTGAAATGGGTCCCCCATCCCCTATGTGCATGCGCAACTAAGGCAAGTGGTAATTTCCTCTCCGCTGCAGTGGCCCCAGATTTGTAATCGCACAAATGTACTGTTGGTCGAAATGgggccacaaaaaaaatgaagcagaaGAACCAAAAGGGGATGCATACTTCAACAGGTGTGTGCAGAAATGCACCATTTTGGCTGCACCATTTTGCTGCACATTTTGCTGCACATCTTCGTTGCACATCTTGGCTGCACATCTTGGCTGCACTTCTTCGTTGCACTTCTTCGTTGCACCCTTTTGCTGCACATTTCCGTGTCGTCCAAATGTGCAGCGTATGCCTCCTGCATGCGCGGGGTTGCCGCTGCCCAAACGAACACAAACAGGAGCAGAACAGAAACCAAAACAGGAGCGGGAACAGAAACCAAAACAGAAGCGCAAACACGTAATGACGTAACCGGAACGGGGACAAATGTGCCGCTAAACAGCCGCGGAAAACGCGCGAAAGGCGTGCCGCCTTCACAACCAGATATGCATTCGCAATCGTCAGTGTGTCGTACATctgttttgtatttttcgaGTGATCGACCAGTTCGAaactgccatttttttaaattttccaccCCTGttgtaaagaaaatattttccttccaGAATCGGAAAAATCTgccccctcctccgcttccccattttcaCACGTTACACAAatttaatgcaaaaaagaaaagaaaaaaaaaatgaaaacaaaagtACTATTCTTCTTGCcgtccattttgctgctaCCACATTCGGTATGGTCAGAAACGAAAGGTCCATCTGGGCCCCCCCCAAATAAGAAGCTAAATGCTAACGCACTACATTTCTTAAGGGGCAAATTAGAGTTACTAAATAAAATCAGCGAGGAGCAGGTAGTTTCTccagattttaaaaaaaacgtagaactgctgaaaaagaaaattgagGAACTACAGGGTAAGGcagaaaaggataaaagtAAAACGGATGGGGAGGATACCACACCCAAGGAACAGCAAGAAGATCAAAATGTGAGTCAAAACGGATTGGAAGAGCAGGCCCCAAGTGACAGTAacgagggagaagcgcaGGAAGAAAACACTCAAGtcaaaaatgtcatttttacggagaaggaagaagcggtagatgaagaagctgaaAAAGAAGACACCGCTGTCATAAGTGAAAAGGCGAATTTTCCAAATGAGGAATCGCAAGGAAATGATGAAACGCAAACGCAGGAGAGCATCGAGGGAGAAGCTTCTCCCGGAGTTGTAGTCGACGAGACAGATGACTCACCAGAAGGCGAACCCCTATCCGGATTGGAAACGGAAGGCAATTCTTCAGCTGAGAGTGCCCCAAATGAGCCGGACGTTAACACCACACATACGGCAGTAGATACGCACATGCCAGCAGATGCGAACATAGGAGTAGACACAAATATGCCATTTGACACACCTCCCCACCCAAGCGGCGAAAACCCCGGCGCACCCCAAGAGACGCACCTTCCCTCCATTGACGAAAATGCAAATAGAAGAGCATCACGAATGAAACATATGAGCAGCTTCCTAAATGGCCTCTTAACCAATCAAAGCaataacaaaaaggaaatatttttccacccATATTATGGCCCCTATTTTAACCACGGCGGGTACTATAACTATGACCCCTATTATAATTATGCCCCAGCGTACAACCCATTTGTGAGCCAAGCAAGGGATTACGAAGTGATTAAAAAGTTGCTTGATGCCTGCTTtaacaaaggggaaggagccGATCCAAATGTGCCCTGCATAATTGACATATTCAAAAAAGTGCTAGACGACGAACGGTTTCGAAACGAACTAAAAACTTTTATGTATGACCTTTAcgaatttttgaaaaagaatgACGTCTTAAGTGatgatgaaaagaaaaacgagtTGATGAGATTTTTCTTTGACAATGCCTTTCAGTTGGTCAACCCGATGTTTTACTACTGAGGGGAAGATTCCTCCATTCGATGTTTTGCCCTCCTTTGATGACCATGTTGCTTTCTTTTAATATAGCCACGCGGAAATATACTTAACgaatgaggggaaaaaatgcaaacgaaTTCCCCCCCACAAGGGGTAGCAACGAATGAacgattttttaattttccatttgtgcgATTCTCATGTTTGTGTGCGTAACGTGTGTGCAAAGTGGCCACATTGTGGCGACAAGCTGgcagaacaattttttttttttttttttttttttttaaacctttCGCACGCTGCGTATTCCCCACTGGGTCACAGTTCCCGTGTGAGCgttttaacaaattaatcCCATTTCGGTGATCAGTAAAAGTGCATTTTTCTCATCTCCCTTTTGGATCAACGCGCACATTGGGGGGCGGTCATTTTCCCCGCGGTGACTGCATATAGAAAGGTGGGAAGCatccaaaagggaaagaaagaCGCAAAAGGAGTCGGCAAATgcagcataaaaaaaaaattaaaaaatgtatcacGTGCACATGACACGAGTAACATGTGCGTTTTTGAAAATCGTCGCGGTTACGCAATTCCACGGACACGCCACAAAATCGATTGTTCGAAAGAGCGGCCTGTTTTGAGGTTCCCCTGTTGTTAACGCGCGTGGAGTGAAAAATTTGCGGTCATCCGTGTGCTCCATACAAGTGAGCAAGTTgatgtttccccctttccacaagtgttttctttttttcttcttttttttcgcagcagaaaattttacaaatttgcAACATACACACATTTATGCACTTGTCCATGCGGCGAATTAAAAAGGGTCAGCCATTTTTTATGGCAACGTACTGTGAGGCGGCCATTTATTCGTTCACTCGTTTGtttctttcgtttttcctcctctctcGTGTAACAacgtcaaaatggaaaaacagaCATCGAACTGGCGTCAAGGGAAAGGAGGCAGCCATTCGAGAAATTTAAAACTGCTGAATGGGTAGAActgtccaaaaaaaaaggggtaaaaaatgtCGCGGGTAAAAATCTCTCCGTTTATTTCATCACATATTAAtgtggttaattttttttttttttttttttcacgttaaCGACGCGGCTGAGGGGTAAAGATGGAGTTAAAAGGACTCCACTCAcagattcattttttcccctgttcGTCTCTCCCAAGTGTAAAGTTGCACATAGCTAGCGAAACGGGCTGGAATATGCGTGTACacgcacgtatgtacatatttacacCATTTTACACAGACGTGTATATGCGAAAAGTGGCCTCTCCGCTGGTGCGTTTCGCTAGCGTTAGAATGGGATGCCTTCAGCGATGGTGCAacgagaaaaaggaagacgcGCGCGCGCTGCGTGGAGGCAATGGGGAGAGGAGAGGCGAGTGGCGATTTGCTCCCCCCGAAAAGTTCtgcgaggggaaaaattgcaaagcggcaaaggacGCTCGCTCACGCGGGGAAACGCCCGGGGAGGAAAATCGGCATCACAAAACGGGTAACGGCGAACGGACAGCGAAGGAGAATTTGCCAAAGGGGTAATGGTGGTGGTGGCCAGCAGAGGAACAAATTGCTTTTATCTTCCCAAAATAGCGCCCCGTTAAACTTCCTCTCCAAAGTTGGCCACCATTTTTGATCGGCGCAAATTTCACTCTTAACCCAACTGATTTGTATTTTCCCGCCTGCGCGTTTTTCCCCTGAGCGCGTCTTTCGGTCGCTGAATTTTTCTCCAATCTGTTTTTatcacgtgaaaaaaaattggagtgCATTTTTGGGGGCAAAATTGTGGTGCATTCTTTGGAGCAAATTTGTGGCGCATTTTCCCGTAgctatttttccattttgtgaatttcATTTCCGCGTGTAATCCTGTCaacagaaaaattttttttttgctccaccCGCGttttttgttcgtttgttttttcccagCCACAACTTCAAAAGTACAGCTCTCAACCCGTGCCGCTTGAATCGCCCTTTTCGAGAGCGCACCCATGCTAACCTGCACACAAGTACAGGCAACGCAACAGAGCACAACATAGCCTAATTAACACATTAACGCTCACCATGAACGGCAAAATTTTCCTTctggccatttttttcgtggCGCTCCACGCCGTGGCATCGCACGGTAGAACTTTTATTACGGGGACGAATTACAAaccgaaaaatgaaaaggccaaaaaggttggcaaaaatgataagaCAAGCAGTGAGGGCCCCGCAAACATGAGTGAGAGCCCCGCAGACATGAGTGAGGAACCTTTCAGGGGACAAAATATAaccaaatattttaaaaacatccTGGATGACCTGAATAACGATTCCAAAAAGGATGGCGGTGATTCTGACGATGGGAAATTCATAAGCCAGGTGTCGGAAGAGGTTCCCACAagcgatgaggaggacgGAGACGAGGGGGAGAATGCACCCGGGGAGGACGACGCGCAGGGTGGTGAGGAGGGTGGCGAAGAGAGTGGCGAGCTGACTGGCGAACAGAGTGACAATCAGAGTGACCAGCAGAGCGGCGCTCCGCATGCTGGTCCGCACGAGGGAGAGGCCGAGGCCACTCTGCCAGTGCAAGGAGAGAACTACAGCGGGTCCAACCTAAAATACTCAGACGAGCTGTATGAAGATATCCTAACTagcttaaataaaaagggctGCGAAGAAGGAACGGAAAACAACAACAAATATAATGAGttcaaaaaagaatatgaaaTGTTCATATCTTTAAATAAAGAGGAATATGAAATTATAGAGAAGCTCGTCGACGCTTTTTCCATGTACAATGATTCCATTGATGAAGACGCAGATTCTGTGTACGAAGCGATTAAGAAGTCTTTCACCGATCCTAAGTTTAGGAAAGAATTTAAAGATTTCATGAATGGCATTTATGCCTATGCTAAGAGGAAGCATTATATAAGAGGCACCCAGACGGAGAAGGCCAAAACGTACCTTACGCTGTTTGAGAATGTCATCAACTTGCTCAACATGATATAAGCCAAGCTGCAGGGGAGTCCCTAACTGTGCCGCGTTTAGGCCAGTTTGCCTCAAACAGTCGTTGCAAGGCCGGTTGCATTACCTACAGTAGCACCAATTGTACCGCCTATTCGTCACCTCCTTCGTTTCATCCGATTtgtctttccattttgctacATTTCAACTGGCACGATGGCTACACCGCGAATACATAGGGGCTGACTTCCCACACGGGGGAACACAACGACTCAGGGTTGACCCCATGTAGTGGGCCCCCCCCTTACCGTGATGTCGCGGATCTGCTCtgtttacttatttttactttttattataatttataaaacttTTCATGAGGGCCATAATGTACTGCCAACTTAAAAACGCAGGGCCtctccacatttttgatatttcttttttttttttctccttaaaaGAACAAGttgtaaaataaagaaaaataaaacagttGGCAATACCCTAACTGCAACTTGCGaacggtttttttttcaaaacgtttTAATAACATGATGTGTTTAAGCAATTAAAGTGACGGATTGCACTTCATCTAGCGGTTTTGACGCTTTTTTAAAGgggggaatatttttttttttttcctccctggAGAAGTACCATTTGATGGGAAAAACTCTGTGTGCAAATCGCGATTGGACAAGTGCGTTCCGGGGGGGTTACCTAACaacgttttaattttcacaGACTATTTTTCCACGCGTGGgctattttgcaaaaatggtaatcctctcctgtgggggggaaaaactcgCACACGTAGACATGGACGTGGACATGCGGGTGTTATAGTAAAACCATTCCGAAGGTGCTTTCACGAAGGATTtattcccccattttgcaccaTCCCCTTAAGGAGGGCAAAAACCCACTTGGGGTAGTACGACCTTCGTACATATCAGGTAAAAACAACTGGGGgagacaaaatgaagaaatttaGCCCCTCGTCTCCTTCACACTACCCTCTTGCTGCTCCGTGTCGCCTGAATAGATGGCCACCCAAAAAGGATAAGCAAATGATGGAACAAGATGCCGGGCATCTCCTAATGAAGGAGCTGGAAATTTTGTATAACATTCGTATGATGAACTCCGTCGAGATTCTCCTCAAAGAAATAGAGTTGTTGAAGAAACAGATTGAACAGCTGCAGGAACAAGGTGGGACCAGCGAAGGGGGAAGTCTTGGCCAC includes:
- a CDS encoding merozoite surface protein 7 (MSP7) (encoded by transcript PVX_082700A), producing MKTKVLFFLPSILLLPHSVWSETKGPSGPPPNKKLNANALHFLRGKLELLNKISEEQVVSPDFKKNVELLKKKIEELQGKAEKDKSKTDGEDTTPKEQQEDQNVSQNGLEEQAPSDSNEGEAQEENTQVKNVIFTEKEEAVDEEAEKEDTAVISEKANFPNEESQGNDETQTQESIEGEASPGVVVDETDDSPEGEPLSGLETEGNSSAESAPNEPDVNTTHTAVDTHMPADANIGVDTNMPFDTPPHPSGENPGAPQETHLPSIDENANRRASRMKHMSSFLNGLLTNQSNNKKEIFFHPYYGPYFNHGGYYNYDPYYNYAPAYNPFVSQARDYEVIKKLLDACFNKGEGADPNVPCIIDIFKKVLDDERFRNELKTFMYDLYEFLKKNDVLSDDEKKNELMRFFFDNAFQLVNPMFYY
- a CDS encoding hypothetical protein (encoded by transcript PVX_082710A), translated to MKYKAAVCISTVLLLLQCQTAKTRSTKISANNQFNAAIGSLKKEFEYLNIKNETGADTTWFKLPKGFEFLQGKIEQEGNAHMSTEEGLTVKNEKIENNAEASLGSINVNIPQWGNDLNKFRQKKRLSRMLATKGKGQQKGAGSLRGKPGGVFMPPMMPGAPMGSMLGLNGKFSPGMKPAMPWSPPGASPWNKGKPSTLLWSPGAKPKQTPRSPWAPLPQKKTKGDDKSDNGSVKSGDDGEEEDGAPGIGGNGGLFGEYDQLLGGIGAGNPLLQGFLSAAGGAGAAGAAGAAGLANAALGMNRNMAPRQGLPWGGRTDFFKGRLQYSSKGIKRTGWGKFCYFFKNLLCCLFIFATRTPLLAGGLGGVLDNPMVGSVIDLVQSGMMSTY
- a CDS encoding merozoite surface protein 7 (MSP7), putative (encoded by transcript PVX_082695A) gives rise to the protein MNGKIFLLAIFFVALHAVASHGRTFITGTNYKPKNEKAKKVGKNDKTSSEGPANMSESPADMSEEPFRGQNITKYFKNILDDLNNDSKKDGGDSDDGKFISQVSEEVPTSDEEDGDEGENAPGEDDAQGGEEGGEESGELTGEQSDNQSDQQSGAPHAGPHEGEAEATLPVQGENYSGSNLKYSDELYEDILTSLNKKGCEEGTENNNKYNEFKKEYEMFISLNKEEYEIIEKLVDAFSMYNDSIDEDADSVYEAIKKSFTDPKFRKEFKDFMNGIYAYAKRKHYIRGTQTEKAKTYLTLFENVINLLNMI